The genomic DNA aatcaaaaacCAACACTGAACGAACGCGAACCACATAGGTAGTGTTAAATTGTAACGCTTGAAATGACTAAGGAAACTGTAATTAATCTTCGtgttatgaattatgaatgGTTGCGCCATTTCCTACTTACTATAAGAATACAGTCAATAGTGATGAACGCGCAAATGGTGCGAAGAGTACTGACTCCGCGGTCACCAACCCGCTTAGTGGCATGGCAACTACTGGCTTTGCCTACCTTTTTTGTGGCAGCCATGTCAACGGACTGCCATAAGTTAGCAGAATAAATAGGTGGGCTTAACCTCTAGCCAGAAGATATGACAAAAGCACAGACTAAGAGTCCGTGAagaactaataatattaaaaaaaaacctccaACCAGATTCCTGATATTCTGTTTGAATGAAATATTCCAACTCATTACACAATAAACCAGTTTTTGTTTCAGTAAACATCTAAAAACCTCATGACAAAGTATCAATAACGATGTGTTACGTTACAGGTGTTTGCGATGTGGTATACGTGGACGACGTTACTGCTGGTGTCGAGTGCACTAGTAAGGGCGGAGCCCGGAACGGAGGGGCCGGCGCCGGCGCCTGTGGCGACCACCCGCCCACCGCCACGCACCCTCGACCGACAAGCCGCTGAACTTGCATGGAAATCCTGGCTCCAAAGCCCTGAAAGCAACAATCAAAATGCCCCACCACGAAGAATAACCACTAAGTCTCTGTTTATAACGCCTCTTAATTGTCCTGAAGGACAGAGACTCGATAGAAATGGCTGTGTTCAGGTAAGCTCTTCTGAAATTACCCCAACGTTTTTAGAGACATTAATAATACCCTACTCAAAACTTCCTAAATAATTGTATGTGGCTACCAAGTTATTGGTGACtaaaactcaaataaaactTTTCAGGTGGTGACAGTAAACAAAGATGAACACGAACGTATCCTACTGGAGCATCTGAACGCTTGGTTTGTGACTTCGGCTCCTGGTGGAGACGTACTCTACGACTATGGCGATGCTGACCCTGGGCCACTGCAACTTTCTATACCAATTGGTTTAGATCCACAAGCAGCACCACTTCAAGGCCAAGAGCCATCTTCACAGGTAGGCAAATGtgataaatattgttacaaacTGATAAAACTGACctctaatttataaatagtgtcttaaataatacattttatgttcTAGGCTCAAGAACTACAACCAAACTATATGAAAGTTGACAAGAAAGATACGAGTAAAGCAGATGGTGACGTCAGCATAGAAGCTGAATTAGaacttttaaaacttcaaaatacATTGAATCCAAACAACACGGCAGTCATTGATAGTGCGTATTTGGTAAATCAGAATATTCTGTCACACAATTATCCTGACAAGCCCAAACGTGATAGTTCAAGCGTCAATGTAACGGAAACTGGATCGCCAAGCAATATTACCGATGAAGGACAAAAAGAATTAGTTTATGGACACGTCAACGTTGACCCCATTCTTTATAATacagaaaaacaaaatcaaacagATTCTACAGATTTAGAATCGAGCAGCTTAACAGAGATTGAAAATAATGCAACTTCTGTTAATGAAGCTCAAATAAACTTGTCTAATTTAACAAGTGCAAAAACTGAGCGCACTAATTCAAgcacaaatattttgaaaaaagatGGAGATCAAAGCAAACTCAGCCCCGAAAATGACTATTCAGATATCGGCGAAGCTATCAAATTAATAAGTCGATATGCCGATGTCACTACTGATGACAACTTTACcaaagaacaaaataatttaatgaaagaGGACAGCATTCTGGGTACCCGTACTAAGCTTCAGTATCGTCGAAATAGGCCAAAAGATCAGAATAGGGAATCAGCACATTCCGCGCCTGTTCATACACCGCTTGAAATGGCGTACAGTGATAAAACCGCAACGCATAATGTGTTCCTCCCAAAATATGAGGTTTACTACAGATATCCCTGGCAAAGCCAACATTCTCCGACGCCTCCACCAGATTATCCGTTCCGGCATTTACAGGATTACTGGCCTGGTGGGCGAAATCAAGTAGGTGGTGTGTACAATACCCACGAGAACCCTCGGCGCCATCATCATTCGTATCCACACAACTTTCGGCTACACAACTACCCACATGCGGGATACGCGGGCGTACCTCCAGCATACCCAGAGCAACTAAAGGGATATATTCATCGTGCAGTCCAACACCATGCCGACCCAACGCGAGCTCACACAAACAACCAGGACCTCTACAGCCTCCTTGGCCTCAGACATTGGTTCAGTAGTGAAGGGACATCAAAAAGATAGCTTGCTTCTTGTTACATTAGACAATTCGATGTTACCCGACGACGTATAATGGAAGCTATGGGACAAATGAAAATATGCTATAACCACATATTCACCATCATGTTACATTGGCACCTGCCTAAATAAACTCTATCTTACTTAATTACTTGAATGATAGCAACTGTTTAGTTTGTTatcaaatcttattttattcGATTTGAAGTCATTTTTATCCATAGCTTTCAATATATTAGCCTATTTATTTCAAAGCCAAATATTACAGtcataattaagttattattttttgttagacaTTTTAAGttctgtaaatattttctaattttaagtgttttattttgctATAGTATTAtcgttgttttatattatgttaatgtaaatTGTTCTATTGATGATAATTttcgatttatatttattcgatgtatatttttatataaatttttcgTTGTGAATGTATTTGTCTGTAGATGTTTGATGTTTCGTACCTAATAAGTATCgcaaaatatacctacctaatagtGTTAATTTAAGTATTCTCAAAAAGGAGTGGCACATAATTGCCGCCTTTTTTTCAAGAAACTAAGTATTCGTTGCAGTTGTTAGTTGTAACCTAACTCAATGTTTTGTGTTTATGATGTGTGTAGATATAGCTAGTAGGTATTTGTTCGTATTATTAGTTCCAAACAATCTAAATGCAAAATCGGACACTTAAAACCCACCAAAACATGTACTTCCGCAGAATgcattaagtataatattttatgtttatactcGGCCACGTGTATACTTGCCACACTAGTAGTATGTATaatcaattaaatatgtataagttttcTTATCTCGAATCGGCTGCTGGATTACTGTGTAACTGGCGACATATTATAGCTAAGTGAAAGCCGTGATTCGAGAGTACTCGCATTTCGAAATACATTCACATTTCTGTACTTTCGTAAGGGCGTAATACCTGCATTACCGAACTATTACACTATTACACATTAACGATCCCACCAAAGCTTAGTttaagtatttagttttttctCACATAATAATTCACTGTGTACCTATTCGAAACTATCTAAGGTAggtgaataaaatgtatttttataatcaacttaatgtttataattatctagaaatAATTGTTGGGCTCAAGGTGACCAATCATTTTGACATTATTATCTacctttaattaatataatacaagtTTTAAGTGCCAAAATACGCACTCATTATTCCTTCGAATTTTTAGATGAATAGCTTCATATCATTATTACtgattgttaaaataataggtactttttcaGCATTTTCTGTTTACCTGTTTAGTAGCCATTGAGCCTGACTGATATATCTGAACACTTACTATAAGGTCAGaagtttatcaaatatttattatattggccttattttgtttatattaataaattaaaaaaaaatacagagtAATTAAAACATCTCCTGACAATTTGAAAAGTGataattaacatatatttttaacatttagcTACCTACCGCCTTttagataattatgataaactTTTGACTACAATTACTTAACATTTGTTTCATTATCTATTATCTATACCAGTGTATTAATTGATTAGAtggttagattttattttaatgctgaAACTAACCATGTatcacaatatatttattgtttgaagTATATTGCTTTAAGTACAAAAACGGCCTCAATCTTGCTTGAAATAACATACCTTTCGAATTTTTCATAtccatttacatttatttttccaaaCAGCCTGTTTTTGTACTATGAGAAATGCTTACTTTAAAATGCATAAGGTTACTAAATCAACTTTGAAAAATCGTGAGGACTATTGTACAAATATGATAAGGTTTTAGTCAATAGATATCAATATCATGtcttaaaatgttatattaaaattaagaaatttgCTTATTCACTGGAtgatatttcatgaaatataaaaactataaatttaTCAATGccagtattttattgtaaatagtaaatgtgTTACATTAAAATGGAAATCAAATTGATATGTGCATTTTTATTTCCTGGGTtatgaaataatacaaacatactTTTACTGAAagatgttttattgaaaaaaaaatattcaatttttatcaataacatTGATAATAGTTCCTACTAGTAGGTGTCAAATGATTAACTTGTTCAATAAAACGAGATTCCCTGTACTTGCACATACTTCAATCAAATGAAGTAGGTAACTGTTATTAACTATTGTACACAATATTCATAACAAAAATGATGATCAAATAATAGAAACAACTTACATGCAAGTCATTTGTacaaaatatcacaataataatacatagtatTATTAAGAAACTTAACACattatataattacaattaatatttaatattaagtttctGAATCACTATGGCAAAAAATTAGAAATGAATATGACAACATAAACATGTCAGCAACTTATTGTTTTactaaatctataaaataattatatttgatggacaattaattaataaagcatagtttttataaaatcagGCTTCACTCGGAGTATCATTCTTTGATCCGGAAGTATGTGCAAAAACAGATTTATGACACAATGTTGTTCTTGAATCATTTTGTAAAATCACATTTTGAATTACCTTTGTTCTGAatgaataactattttattttagaccaGACATCTTATCTTAAATTACTGGAGTAACACAACATTGTCAACCTTTACACATTTTGGATACTGACTGAAGTTAACACTTAATGAACAAGTAAGTACTAGCGGACACAAAAATACCAATCCaaatttttaagttttcacATGGTGATTTCATCTAAACTCATAAATTTGGATGCTGTGTTCCGGTACATGGCTTAATGTCAAAGATTGATACCtgaaaataatcacaaaattcactaattattattttatttatttacaaaaatggaACACCAAAATGCACAAAGTACTATTATGTACAAGTCATTTCTATTCTAAACTTATATAAATAAGGAATGGCATCAAGCCAAAATGAAACTTCTTGATACCAACATATTCATGACTACataattagataaaatacaCTAATAGGGTCACACACAAATTCTTACTGAATATTGCATTAGCTAAGCTATATAGCAAAATTTGTACTAGTTATTGGATATTCAAGTTATCACTAATCAATATAGACTGTGATCTTTAACCTCAAACTATGTGGTCAAATGATTAGCACTACAGCTAATTCTGttcatttaataacaaaacccCTAGATAAGATTGAAAGTATATTTggttttacaaattctaatccCAAATATACTTTCAATCTAGCTATATATACAGTACATTACACATATTATTGACACCTAGCAACAACTGAACCTGTACCAGATAACAAGCAATTACTTTGATAACTCATACAGTTCTTTGActctaaaatattcttattagatATACTGTCTAGGACTGAGctcattataaatgtaaaatgcTCTTACTTTCTTACTATTGACCAGAAATTTTCATATTGGAAAAAGTAACAATATCACAAAAAGTACTCACCATTCAGAACTTCGATGGTAATAATAGCCTTCTATTGTAGCTGCAGACTTATGGAAGCATATATAGTAAAAACCAGCAAATGAAGCACCATTTATATCCTTTATTGTATGATCTGGCACTAAAAAGTGTTCTTTCCACCTCATAAACACATAGTCAGCCTTTTCGAGAGAGTCATAATCAAACGAATCCGAATTGAATGTCTTTAAGTAGGGTACAAACAAATCAAATTTGCtctgaaaattattaaatatttataagattacTCTCGTCCAGGATTccatattaaattgtattttggaCATGGTCACTTAAATACTTACCCAATGCTTTCTGTCAACATCTTCATCAGCATCCCACTTTCTTGTGAGAAAAGGATATTTAGCAGATATAATTTCTCCAtcaaaaaatgttgtcaatgTGGGAAATTCTTCTgttaaaccttttatttttaaatacccgCAAAGGTAAGAATTTTCTTCATCTACATGCTGGAATGAGAAAGTAATAATTAGTTCAAAAAGTTTCACTGCCCACTccatcataaaattttatcaaaaaacgTGCTTTGAACTCCTTGTATGAGatcttaaaatataaactattgTCTTAATACGCAAAAAGCGTATACAGTCATTTgtaattttacgtaaatatctaattttatcaatattgcgtactttgtttttgttactaACCTGCAAAACCACTTCGACTTCATAAGAGTTACCTTTGCTTTTCTGGTGCCCTTGAAATTTGGATCCGTTATATAGCAGGGACTTTGTCACTCCAGGCTGTTTGGAATTTGCTGGAGGCGGTGGAGTTATATCAACTTTTACGGGCATTATTTTTCCATTAAAACGGATGACCAAGCTTTCGTAAGTGTGACAGACAGATGATAGGTTCTTTCTTTCAACTGGCGCCTTTTGACAGTTCGTCGTTTTTCCAGCAAATTCTATGAATTAAAacctaaattaatatcaattatatATTCTAAAATGCTAAATAATATAGTCGATTGTTACGTGTTGatcaaaaactattttactaGAAGATTTTTGTACAAAGGAAGTGAAAGTTAAAACTGGGTTTTCGGAACTtacaaacagataaaaaataccCATTTGGCATATCTTGACTGATGACATTGTCAAGCTAGGGATGTTCTTAGTGATgccaataaaaacacaaaagttGGTCGTAAATTAAAGCAATTCGCTTTCTTAAATCACCAACtttcatataaataacacatttgAATGAAGTTACTAGTACTTAATTCTTTACATAAACAATAACTgctataaagtaaaaatattgttttaaactatttactaCTAATATTAGTAATAGTCAAGTGATAGAATACTACTGACTAATACTATTATATTTGTCATTATTGCGCCCAAAATGCAAGTTCGTGTTTTGTGTattgtaaattgtttatattttaagtaaaataattacttgaatTTAATCAAAAATGCTAAAAGCCAAGTTAGTTTATGGCAGACTTTATAACTCATTCAATAAATTGTCCATGGCATAATGGTAGGGTTTCATCGTTTCGTTGATTTCGTTGACCGATTCACTTGTatagattgttttgttttgtgattaatttaataaaaacgatCAAGTTTTACATTTATCATGATTTCGTTTAAAGTGTCGAGTGTTATTATAGTTGCGAAACGTAACGATTTGATCGACGTTTTGTGATCCTCAAGCAATACTAAAGTGATATTTTCCCACATAATTATGGTTAACTGACGTTAGACTGTGCATCCTCAATTATGGCAGAGCCAGGTTATTACCACAGTGATTACGTTCGACACCCAGTTCTCCACGAACTCGGCGTGAAGTATGGAATTAAAACGGAGTGTATTCCAGAAATAGCACTGCCGTCTAAGTTGGAGGAGCTCAAAGATGTCATACGTAGAGAAATACGTaaagaacttaaaataaaagaaggtGCTGAGAAATTACGGGAGGTGGCCACAGACAGGAGATCACTCTCCGATGTTGCCAATATCGTGAAAAAAGCTAATATAAAGCTTAATGAACTTAAGTCAGACCTCCAAGAACTGGAGTCTCAGCTTCTTTTGTCTCGTGGTCAGTCTACTCCTACTTCACCAGAAGATCTCTCTTATGATGAGGAGATTATTCTGGCTTCAGAAGCTGCTCAGCAGCAAAGGCAGCTGGGTGAAGCAACAACAGACAGAAAGTTGGCATCACTTGAAAAACAGTTGAACATTGAGCTCAAAGTTAAGCAAGGAGCTGAAAATATGATACAAAGTATCAGTAGCAGCAATCAATCCAGAGATAAAAAATTACTTGCTGAAGCTCACCAAATGCTAGCAGATTCTAAAGACaagattgaatatttaaaactacgtaTTTCTAAACTAACCAAACAACAAAAAGGAGATAATGCAGGATCTAATGGTGATGGTAAAAGTTCTGAAAGTGGCGTAGCTGCTTTACTAGATGAGAGAATAGCTGAATTGAGGAACCGTCTCAGGATTGAGGCAGCCGTGGTGGAAGGCTCTAAAAATGCCATAAGACTTTTACAAAGTGACAAGAAAGTAACAGATAAAAAAGCTTTACAAGAAGCCCAAACTAACCTTTTAGAATCATCACAGAAATTAGATTTACTACGCAGATCCTTAGATATGCGCAGGCAGGAGCTTCCTAGTGAAAGCCCTGCATTTATAGAATTAGGACACGAACTGCGCAGTACAGCCTCAAGCCCTGGGTATGTGAGTTTATCTGGCAGTAGTGGGTCTAGAGCACAGTTTTTATCTCCAGCTCCTTTGATCAACCCTTGTGTTCAAGTGACTGGTACATTAGAAGTTAGATTGATGGGTTGTCAAGATTTACTTGAAGATGTTCCTGGTAGAAGTCGACGTGATCCTACCGCTAGCCCTTCAGACTTAAAATCATTTGTCAAGGGGGTTACAATTCGTAATTCTATGAAGTACACATACAGCATTAAGGAAGACACAAGCAATGAGATAATGGCAGTTTTAAAACTTGACAACCACCATGTTGCACAGACCAGTTGGAGACCATGTTCACAACAAGCATGGGATCAAAGGcatgtacttttattttactctttttcttatatttggtacatttaatattttttaataataaaatgaattctAAGGTCATCATGCATGATAAgtaattataaagttaatatcTTTGATCATATAGAGAATAAAGCATGATTGCCCCACACTTAAAGATAAATTCTCGTATTTTTGTAgcattatataacaaaatattaattgaactTATCTTTGTATCTGGGCTTCCTTGAATTACAATCTTAGTAATTCCTTGCTATTACTCATATCTTATCTATCTGCCGTACACATATTTGTAGTGTGACTAAAAGTTCTACTTTACAAGTAATGCTGTACTCTtctacacacacaaaaaatgaCTGAAGTATTAAGATTATTTCCTCCAGATACccttagaatatttttatactattcaCTCATTCAATTTCACTTTGTTGAACATAatacctattaataaaaaagcAGATGGATgtctaaatatttatatgttgCAATTTCCAGATTCACCATCAAGCTAGACAAATCAAGAGAACTTGAAATTGGTATTCATTGGAAAGATTGGCGCGGTTTGTGTGCTGTGAAAGTTTTAAGATTGGAAGAATTTATTGATGATATAAGACATGGAATGGCACTGGAACTGGAGCCACAAGGCTTACTTTTTGCTGAAATTAAGTTCCTTAATCCCATTATTTCTCGAAAACCTAAGTTACAGCGACAAAGAAAGATTATCAAGCAACAAGGCAAGAATATACCAAGACCTTCATATGGAGAAATGCACATTCCTGCTGTTGTACTAGGCAGACTTCTGAAACGCTCATCTCCATCTATCCAAAACATTCAGACTGCTCACATAAGCCAAGCTCAACAACATAGTTTCGAATCAGCTTCTATTGATAACAGAGACAttgaaaatcctaatgtaaCTTTAGGTGGTATGGCAGGTATTAGACCCTTGGGTTTACCTTCTACGCCTCTTGCACCACAAATGCCAAGGACACCCCCTCCTCAGCCCACATTGCCTGTTCAACCACCTCCCAATGTTTCTACTTTGAGAATGGAGAAAGAACTCCAGGAAGCATTTGCATTTTTAGAAGATTCTTATACAAGGGATAACTATGTCACAAAAGAACCACAGACTCCATCTTGTGATACACCATTAGTGGAGTATCCACCATCACCATCACCTAAATTGGTTCTAGAATTCCCAAGTAATGAAGATCAAATAGTTGAGATTACTAGTAATATGAGAATATCATCTTCCCGTTCATCATCTGTAATAGATACTTTAGGTAAAGAACAGGATACCAGAAGGCAATCTGGCGAAATGTCTATGGACAGTTTTAGATTGTTAAGTGTTCTTGGAAGAGGGCACTTTGGTAAAGTAATTCTTGCTCAATACAAACCAACTAATGAATATTTCGCAATAAAAGCTTTAAAGAAGGGTGATATAATAGCCAGGGACGAAGTAGATTCATTACTATCTGAAAAGAGAATCTTTGAGGTAGCTAATGCAATTAGACATCCATTTTTGGTAAACTTATTTGCATGTTTCCAAACTGAGCAACATGTGTGTTTTGTTATGGAATATGCAGCAGGGGGTGATCTAATGATGCATATACATGCTGATGTGTTCACTGAACCTAGAGCAGTTTTTTATGCAGCCTGTGTAGTATTAGGCCTACAGTATTTAcatgaaaataacattatatatagagatttaaAGCTAGATAATTTACTGTTAGATACTGAGGGATATGTCAAGATAGCTGATTTTGGTCTCTGTAAAGAAGGTATGGGTTGGGGTGATCGTACTGGTACTTTTTGTGGTACTCCAGAATTCCTTGCCCCTGAAGTGTTAACTGAAACTTCCTATACCCGAGCAGTTGATTGGTGGGGCCTTGGcgttttaatatttgaaatgttagtTGGTGAATCACCTTTTCCTGGTGAAGATGAAGGTGAAGTGTTTGATTCGATTGTTAATGACGAAGTTCGTTACCCTAGAACCTTATCTTTAGAAGCTATCGCACTCATGCGTCGCTTACTGAGGAAAAATCCAGAAAGACGCTTAGGATCATCAGAGAGGGATGCTGAAGATGTTAAGAAACAGGCTTTCTTCCGAAATGTTAACTGGGAGCAACTACTATTGCGTAAGGTTAAGCCACCATTTGTGCCAACAATAAATAACTTAGAGGATGTCAGCAACTTTGACAGTGAATTCACATCTGAGGCAGCGGTGCTGACACCACCCAAAGAACCACGACCGCTTTCTGCCACAGATCACAAGTTGTTCCATGACTTTACTTATATGGCAGATTGGTGCTAGTTTATAGATTGTTTCAACCAATTTAAACTTAGATTATAATTTCTGATATTTAAATAGACAACTAGAGAAACCCCATTGCCTTACAAAGTGTGTGAAGATTTCtgtattttgataataacaCTGTTATCTATACAAAGAGTTTCTAGTAATACAGATCCTCTTGTTAACTTGTATTTAATGCAgttaaatgcaatattttataataagctGTATAATTTAATGTTCTTAAATAgtgctaatgtttatttttttaaaatgacgTGTTATAGATTTATATATTGTGTAGTTATGAAATTAACTtagatactaataataattttaagtgaaGGCGTGTCAAATCATATTACGTTTTCAGTCAATTGTATTCAGTAAAAATAAAGGTATCACCAACatacaactttatttattatttatagataacAACTgagtattttttgaaaataaaacaactgcTTTGGAATCGTAAGTTTCTAATATTACATTTGGTAAATGAGCATAATATCTGgaataattaattactgattTAAAGAATACACATTTGATGAAATGTGTTATTCACAAGTCTTATTCAAGACTGGAAATAATACAAATCCAAGAGGTCTTAATAGATTCCATAACTCAAACAAAAGTTTAATCCATACACATACAATAATCAGTTTCCATCATTGAAAGAAATTTTAGAGCAAGAAATGTGGAAATTTTCAAATGTACATCTGATTGCACCAAAAGCAATAAATCTAAAAGATTACAAATTGCCCCTAGCAGTAAATAATCATATATTCTATGTTGCTGTAATGTGATGAAactaaaatattctaatattagCTAAATTCATCACTTacactttattattttggtgcacccatttgtacataaatattttctaaaatctatttagaGCTTCACACTTCATTAGAATGAGTATTTATCTAATATATTTATGATGTACTGAAGTATAGGACCAAAGATACAGTTACCACTCAATTGACTAATACAAACGTTACTGTAAGACTCTAGACAatttatacattaatttaaaatatagaaaGAAGAAGTTATACAGACTGTTTACACTCTAAAAATATGTACACATTTCTCACACAGAGCCGACAgtctcaaaaaatattaaatcataaaaGATAAGCTCACATCCGTGAGCCTTTTTGTTGGAGCACCTTGGCACGGTCTGTAGGTTCTATGTCATTGCTGTTCAGAGAACTGCCACATTCTCGGCTTACAACACAAAGGAACTCTGCATGTTCGTCATTGCCATAATTATATTGGGAGCCAATGTTTATCAACTGTTCAAATTTCCAACCATCAGACATTGTGGATACCATTTGTGTCAACTCTTCTTCATGAAACTGTAGCACTCTATACACATGCTTTTTAGAATCTTTTAAGGGTCTCCTTTCTCTTAAACATATTCTTTCCTTAACTAATCTTATAAGTTccgtaatattataaaactctgCTTCTTCCAGCACACCCTCTTCAGCGATGTCATTGTTGATAACCAGTTTACCGTGACGGAGGTAATTGAGGACTGGAGAAAAATACGTGGGATCCCTGTCTATTAAATAAGCGCCAGTTTCGTCCTGAAGGCAAACGTACATAAATTAGTATTGTgtcaaataaagtaaaactcatttacatacaaaaagACAATAAGAAATTCAACAAACCCTGTCTGAAATCAAATCGCTGTCCTCTTGAACTAATCGATACAAAAATGAATTAGGGTCTCTAGATAATGTTGTCTTCGTAGTCAGGAAATATGTTCCACCAACATTAAGTTTAACCCATTGTTTACTGCTCCGCCTTTCATTGTTAAATTTCTGTATATTTTCGTCCAAGAAATCACCGTCACCAACTCGATCCGCCATGGCGtaccataaacaaaacaaacaatttttttattagatctaGTTCGGTGTACCTAGATTCGACGGCACGCGGTGGTGCCACTGCCACTGCTGATACCGCGTCTCTGTCTCTGAGGATCAAAGATTtactttaagtaaaataaataaaaataatatcattataagggcaaagtaaataaaaagcataggagatataaaattatttataataattattaataattttacaatcaataatttgagataaaaatataaaaacaacactgtaaattataaaaacgcTTGAACAAGTGCAgacatacaacaaaatataaaattcttatcCCTAGAACCATGCTtagaaatatactttattttagtAGTACTATAATTGAATGTAGATTAAATTACAGGGTGCCAAACACTAGTTCCAACATTTAGAAAAAACATCTTGCTCTATGAATTAGTTCCATCTTTCATCCACTGTTGCTGTTGTTTGTGTCATTGAAGAtccaatatt from Spodoptera frugiperda isolate SF20-4 chromosome 26, AGI-APGP_CSIRO_Sfru_2.0, whole genome shotgun sequence includes the following:
- the LOC118263993 gene encoding BTB/POZ domain-containing protein KCTD5, with the protein product MADRVGDGDFLDENIQKFNNERRSSKQWVKLNVGGTYFLTTKTTLSRDPNSFLYRLVQEDSDLISDRDETGAYLIDRDPTYFSPVLNYLRHGKLVINNDIAEEGVLEEAEFYNITELIRLVKERICLRERRPLKDSKKHVYRVLQFHEEELTQMVSTMSDGWKFEQLINIGSQYNYGNDEHAEFLCVVSRECGSSLNSNDIEPTDRAKVLQQKGSRM
- the LOC118263990 gene encoding serine/threonine-protein kinase N → MAEPGYYHSDYVRHPVLHELGVKYGIKTECIPEIALPSKLEELKDVIRREIRKELKIKEGAEKLREVATDRRSLSDVANIVKKANIKLNELKSDLQELESQLLLSRGQSTPTSPEDLSYDEEIILASEAAQQQRQLGEATTDRKLASLEKQLNIELKVKQGAENMIQSISSSNQSRDKKLLAEAHQMLADSKDKIEYLKLRISKLTKQQKGDNAGSNGDGKSSESGVAALLDERIAELRNRLRIEAAVVEGSKNAIRLLQSDKKVTDKKALQEAQTNLLESSQKLDLLRRSLDMRRQELPSESPAFIELGHELRSTASSPGYVSLSGSSGSRAQFLSPAPLINPCVQVTGTLEVRLMGCQDLLEDVPGRSRRDPTASPSDLKSFVKGVTIRNSMKYTYSIKEDTSNEIMAVLKLDNHHVAQTSWRPCSQQAWDQRFTIKLDKSRELEIGIHWKDWRGLCAVKVLRLEEFIDDIRHGMALELEPQGLLFAEIKFLNPIISRKPKLQRQRKIIKQQGKNIPRPSYGEMHIPAVVLGRLLKRSSPSIQNIQTAHISQAQQHSFESASIDNRDIENPNVTLGGMAGIRPLGLPSTPLAPQMPRTPPPQPTLPVQPPPNVSTLRMEKELQEAFAFLEDSYTRDNYVTKEPQTPSCDTPLVEYPPSPSPKLVLEFPSNEDQIVEITSNMRISSSRSSSVIDTLGKEQDTRRQSGEMSMDSFRLLSVLGRGHFGKVILAQYKPTNEYFAIKALKKGDIIARDEVDSLLSEKRIFEVANAIRHPFLVNLFACFQTEQHVCFVMEYAAGGDLMMHIHADVFTEPRAVFYAACVVLGLQYLHENNIIYRDLKLDNLLLDTEGYVKIADFGLCKEGMGWGDRTGTFCGTPEFLAPEVLTETSYTRAVDWWGLGVLIFEMLVGESPFPGEDEGEVFDSIVNDEVRYPRTLSLEAIALMRRLLRKNPERRLGSSERDAEDVKKQAFFRNVNWEQLLLRKVKPPFVPTINNLEDVSNFDSEFTSEAAVLTPPKEPRPLSATDHKLFHDFTYMADWC